The Gemmatimonadaceae bacterium genome contains the following window.
GAGGAAATGCGCCAGCCCGACGGCGACGTGGCCTTCGACCACGTGTGGTTCGAGTACCGGCCGGGCATCCCCGTGCTCCGCGATGTGAGCTTCACCGCGCCGGCGGGCTCCACCACGGCGCTGGTCGGCTCCAGCGGCTCGGGCAAGAGCACGCTGATCTCGCTCATCCTCGCCTTCAACCGCCCGCAGAAGGGGCACATCAGCATCGGCGGGCAGGACTTGGGCGCGCTGCGCCTGCGCGACTACCGCAGCACGCTGGGCGTCGTGTTGCAGGACAACTTCCTCTTCGATGGCACCGTCGCTGAGAACATCGCGTTCTCGCGGCCGGGGGCGACCCGCGAGGAGATTCTGGAGGCCGCGCGCATCGCGCATTGCGATGAGTTCGTGCGCGGCTTCCCCGACGGGTACGAGACAATCGTCGGCGAGCGCGGCGTGAAGCTCTCGGGCGGCCAGCGCCAGCGCGTGGCCATTGCGCGGGCAATCCTCGCGGACCCGTTGATCCTTATCCTCGACGAGGCTACCTCAAGCCTGGACAGCGAGAGCGAAGCGGAGATCCGTGAGGCCCTGAAGCGGCTGCGCGCGGGCCGCACGACCTTCGTGATCGCCCACCGGCTGTCCACGATCCGCAGCGCCGACCAGATCCTCGTGCTCGAACAGGGCGAGATCGTCGAGCGCGGCACGCACCGCCAGCTGATGGCGATGGCCGGACGCTACAAGGTCCTGCACGACACGCAGCACGCGGTCGAGCAGGACCTGTTCATCAACCCCGGCGAGGAGATGCTGCCGGCGGAGACGCGGGGCGAGACGAAGCTGTAGGCGCTGCGCCTTACGGCAGCCGGCGGCCGCTCACCTTCGAGCCGTCACCGGGCATCGACCAGTCGCCGCTGAAGGTGTCGCCCTCAAAGACGATGTCGAAGCTTGCCGCGTCGCCCGTCGGCGCGGTGACCGAGACCTTCATCCGGTTTCCCGTCAGCGTCGCCTTGTTGATGTTCATCGGCGGGAACATCTGGCTGCTCACCACGCCGCCGTACTCGGCACCGCTGATCTGGCGCAGCTCCATCACGAAATCGAAGGGCTGGCCCTGGGCGGTGAGCGCGACGGACCAGCGGCCCGCGGGGTTCACGGCCGGCATCGCCGCGGCCGGCGTGGCCATCGGCGCCGGTGCGGCGGGTGCGGTCGAGGACTTGGCGCAGGCGCCAAGCGCCACGAGTGCGGCGAGGGCGAGGGCGGAACGGGTCATGCGGGAGACTCCGGCGAGGGTTGAAGACCGCGGCACCGAGTAGCGGCGGCGACGGGGATAGGATACCGCCGCGGGCGCGGGGCTGCCACTGGCGTGAGCGATGCGACGCCCGCGCGCACGAGACGAACCCGGCGTCTGCGCCGCTACTCCGCGGGCACCGTCCGTCCGTCGGCCCACAGCCGCAACTGCGTGATCTTCTCGATCATCGTGCCCGACAGCGGGTTCGTGGTCCGGATCTCACTAAGCAGAACATCTGTGCTCAGCGTCCCCTGGTCGGCGAACACGGCATAGAGGCCATCGACCACGGCCTGCTCCAACTCCGCGCCACTGAAGCCGTCGCTGGCGCCGGCAAGCGAGACGAGATCGTACTTGGCCGGATCCTGCCCGCGCTTCTGCAGGTGGATGCGCAGGATCTCCTGGCGCGCCGCCGCCGTCGGCAGGTCCACGAAAAAGACCTCGTCGAAGCGTCCCTTGCGGATGAACTCCGGCGGCAGCGCCGCGATGTCGTTGGACGTCGCCGCCACGAACACGTCGCCTTTCCGCTCCTGCAGCCAGTTGAGGAAGGTGCCAAAGACGCGGCGTGACACGCCGCCGTCGGCATCGCTGCCGGTCGAGGCAAAGGCCTTCTCCAACTCGTCGATCCACAGCACCACCGGCGCCATCCGCTCGGCCGTCTGCATGGCCCGCTTGAAGTTCTTCTCGCTGTCGCCGATGTACTTGTCGTAGAGATTCGCGGGGTCGAGCTTGAGCAGCGGCAGGCCCCACTCGGCGGCAATGGCCTTGGCACAGAGCGACTTGCCGCAGCCTGGCACGCCGAGCAGCAGCACGCCACGCGGGAAGCCGAGGCCGAACTGCACCGCACGCTGCGGATCGTGCACGACGGCGCGCCGCCGGGCCAGCCACTGCTTGAGGCCGCTGAGGCCCGCCACCTCGCCCAGGCTCGCGTCGGCGGGCCAGTACTCCAGCAGGCCGTCCTGCTGCACGACCTGTCGCTTGGCGGCCGCCACGCGCTGCACGTCGTCGCCGCGCAACGCGCCGTCCTCGATGATCAGCCGTGTCACGACCTTCTCGGCCTCGGTGAGCGTGAGGCCCACCAGGTTGTTCACCAGCCGGGAACGCTCCTCGGGCGTGATCTCCAGCTTCACCGGCATCCGCAGGGACTGCTCGCGGATGATGCGCTCCAGCAACTGCCGATGTTCGTTGTAGCCCGGCACGGGCAGCGTGAGCGTCACGGCGTGCGGCCGCAATGCATCGGGCAGGTGGATGTCGTGGCCGCTGATCACCAGTGCACCGCGTCGCACGCCAAACTGCGCGACGGCGTCGAGCACGTGGCTGATCACAACCGGATCCTCGAGGTGCGCGCCGAGCCCGCGGAAGTGGTAGACGCCCGCGCCTTCGTCGAGAATGCGCGCCAGCCCCGCAGCGGGCTCCGCCGTGCGTTCGATGAACGGATCGCCGGGCTGGCTGCCGCGTCGCAGGCCACGTGAGCGGCTCCACGAGAAGTACGGCAATGACAGCCGCGTGGCGATCAAGGCCAGCAGCTCGTCGGCCCGCACCGGCTCCGGTGTTTCCAGCAACACCAGCGCGTACTTGGAGCGGACCAGCAGTTCGAGTTCGTCGGTCGTATCTTTCACGCGATGTCTCGTGCCGCGGGTGATGCGCGTCAAGCTACCGTCGCGACCGAACCGGCGCATCCGGACACGGGGCGCGCGTGGCGGATGCTTGCCCTGGTCTCGGTGGCCGAACTGCTGGGGATGTCGCTGTGGTTTGCCGGCTCCGCCGCCGCGCCGCAGCTCACGCTGCGCTGGTCACTCACGCCGAGCGAGGTCGGTGGGCTCGCGACGGCGGTGCAGCTGGGCTTCGTGCTCGGCACGGCCATCTCGGCGCTGCTCAATCTGGCCGACATCATTCCGGCGCGCCGCCTGTTTGCCACGACTGCCGTACTCGGCGCGGGGGCGAATCTGCTGCTTCTCGCGGCGCCGAGTTACGGCTGGGCCTTAGCCGGCCGCGCGCTCACAGGCTGCTTCCTCGCGGGCGTGTACCCACCGGCGATGAAGATGGCGTCCACCTGGTTCCGTGCGCGCCGCGGACTCGCGGTGGGCACAGTGGTCGGTGCGCTCACGGTGGGAAAGGCATCGCCGTATCTGTGGCAGGCTGTTCCAGACGCTACGCTCTCGTTGATCGTGATCGCGGCCTCGCTGTCGGCCCTGCTCGCCGCTGCGCTCATTCTTGCGGCCTGGGAGGACGGACCGCTGGCCTTCCCCGCCCGCCCGTTCTCGTGGGGGCTGGTGGCGGAGGTGGTCCGCGCGCCGCGATGGCGGCAGGCCACCGGCGGCTATCTCGGGCACATGGCGGAGCTCTACAGCTACTGGACCTGGATACCCGTGTTCATCGCGGCAAGCGCCGTCGCTGCCGCCGGCAACGAGAATGCCGCGAAGGCACCGTGGGTTGGTGTGCTCGCCTTTGCGACGATCGCCGTCGGCGGCATCGGCTGCATCTGGGGCGGACTCACCGCGGATCGCATCGGTCGCGCGCGGCTGGCGGCTCTGGCGATGGCGGTGAGCGGGGCCTGCGCTTTGCTCATCGGCCTGAGCTTCGGACGTTCGCCGTGGTTGCTGGCGCCGCTCGCCTTGGTGTGGGGCGCGTTTGTCATCGCCGACTCCGCACAGTTCTCCGTGCTGGTCACCGAGTCGGTGCCGGCGCACGCGGTGGGCACGGCGCTGACCGTACAGGTCTGCCTCGGCTTCCTGTTGACGACGCTGACCATCCAGGCGATTCCGCCGTTGGTGGCGCGCGTCGGATGGAGCTGGGCCTTTGCGATGCTTGCGATCGGTCCGGCCATCGGCATCCTTGCCCTGCGGCCGCTGATGGCCGTGGAGCGCGCGGCGCGCGGCCCGGGCGCCGGCCTCTCCGCCCAAGGCCCCGCTCCCGGCCGATGAGCAGCGTTGCCGAGTTCCTGCGTGGCTTCGAGACGGGCCGTGAGCGTGCCGAGTTCTATCGCGGCTGGCGCGCCGGGGTGTCCGCCGGACTGGCGCATCCAACCATCCTGTCCACCGTCGGTGCCTCGAGCGGCTCGACGCGCGACCTGCGGGCGCACCTGCTTGACGGTACGAACCAGGGCCGCGACATCGCTTCGCTCGTGAAGTCCGGCCGACACTTGCTCGAGCCGTTTGAGTCGGCGCTGCTCACGCTCGGCGAGGAGAGCGGCCAGCTCGACTTCATCCTCGGACAGCTCGCCGACTTCCATATGCGGCAGTACAAGCTGGTGCTCGCGGTGCGGAAGCAACTCTCGTATCCGATGTTCGTGTCGTTGGTGGCCGCCGTGTTGCTGCCACTCCCGCTGGTCTTCGCCGGACAGGTCGCGGCCTACTTCGTCGCCGCGGGCCATGGACTCGCCTCGTGGTTTTTTGTCGGGGGCAGCATCTTCGCGGCGCTCGCGCGCAGCTACCAGCGCCGCCCGGCCTTCGTGCGTGCACGCTTCGCCCGCTCGCTGACCCTGTCCATCTCCTCAGGGCTCCCCATCGGGCGCTCGGCGCTGTTGGCGGCCGAGGCCAGCGGCGATCCGGCCCTCGTCGCCCACGTCCGACGCATTGGGGAGCGCACGCTGGTTTCCCAGCCGCTCACCACGTCGCTGGCTGGCGCCCCGCACATGACGGCGGAGCTGCAAAGCGCGCTGATCGTGGCCGAACAGACCGGTGACTTCGCCACGACGCTGGGCCGCCTGGCCGACCTGTACGAGGACGGCTTCCGCTAGATTCCGGCCGTGCCACGAGAGACGAAGTTCTCCCCAGCCCTCGGCGCGATTGCGCTGGCGACGTTCCTGACGCTGGTGCCGATCACCCTGCTGGTGCCGGGGCTCACCGAGCTCGTGGTGGACCAACACGGGGGTTCGCGCTTCCAGGCGCATCTGTTCGTCTCGCTGAACCAGCTGACGGGAATCTTCGCGGTGCCCGTGGCCCTGGCCCTGCATCGCCGCTGGCCGGAGACGCGGTGGTGGATGATCGGGTTGCTGCTGCTCGACGCCGTCTCGTTCCTGGGCATGCGCAATGCGTCATCCCTCGGCGTGCTCTACGCCTGGCGCGCGCTGGACGGCATCGCGCACCTCCCGGCAGTGACGTTCCTGATGATCTCCGCCAACCGTGTCGGCGGCGCGCGACGCGGGGCGTCGCTGGGCATCGTGGCCAGTGCGCTGATGGTAGGCGTGGGCGTGGGTGCG
Protein-coding sequences here:
- a CDS encoding AAA family ATPase, whose product is MKDTTDELELLVRSKYALVLLETPEPVRADELLALIATRLSLPYFSWSRSRGLRRGSQPGDPFIERTAEPAAGLARILDEGAGVYHFRGLGAHLEDPVVISHVLDAVAQFGVRRGALVISGHDIHLPDALRPHAVTLTLPVPGYNEHRQLLERIIREQSLRMPVKLEITPEERSRLVNNLVGLTLTEAEKVVTRLIIEDGALRGDDVQRVAAAKRQVVQQDGLLEYWPADASLGEVAGLSGLKQWLARRRAVVHDPQRAVQFGLGFPRGVLLLGVPGCGKSLCAKAIAAEWGLPLLKLDPANLYDKYIGDSEKNFKRAMQTAERMAPVVLWIDELEKAFASTGSDADGGVSRRVFGTFLNWLQERKGDVFVAATSNDIAALPPEFIRKGRFDEVFFVDLPTAAARQEILRIHLQKRGQDPAKYDLVSLAGASDGFSGAELEQAVVDGLYAVFADQGTLSTDVLLSEIRTTNPLSGTMIEKITQLRLWADGRTVPAE
- a CDS encoding MFS transporter; protein product: MSRAAGDARQATVATEPAHPDTGRAWRMLALVSVAELLGMSLWFAGSAAAPQLTLRWSLTPSEVGGLATAVQLGFVLGTAISALLNLADIIPARRLFATTAVLGAGANLLLLAAPSYGWALAGRALTGCFLAGVYPPAMKMASTWFRARRGLAVGTVVGALTVGKASPYLWQAVPDATLSLIVIAASLSALLAAALILAAWEDGPLAFPARPFSWGLVAEVVRAPRWRQATGGYLGHMAELYSYWTWIPVFIAASAVAAAGNENAAKAPWVGVLAFATIAVGGIGCIWGGLTADRIGRARLAALAMAVSGACALLIGLSFGRSPWLLAPLALVWGAFVIADSAQFSVLVTESVPAHAVGTALTVQVCLGFLLTTLTIQAIPPLVARVGWSWAFAMLAIGPAIGILALRPLMAVERAARGPGAGLSAQGPAPGR
- a CDS encoding type II secretion system F family protein is translated as MSSVAEFLRGFETGRERAEFYRGWRAGVSAGLAHPTILSTVGASSGSTRDLRAHLLDGTNQGRDIASLVKSGRHLLEPFESALLTLGEESGQLDFILGQLADFHMRQYKLVLAVRKQLSYPMFVSLVAAVLLPLPLVFAGQVAAYFVAAGHGLASWFFVGGSIFAALARSYQRRPAFVRARFARSLTLSISSGLPIGRSALLAAEASGDPALVAHVRRIGERTLVSQPLTTSLAGAPHMTAELQSALIVAEQTGDFATTLGRLADLYEDGFR